The following coding sequences lie in one Epinephelus lanceolatus isolate andai-2023 chromosome 24, ASM4190304v1, whole genome shotgun sequence genomic window:
- the mxra5a gene encoding matrix-remodeling-associated protein 5 produces the protein MKMDPPAVRVLHTLLVLMILPAVASVPCPRPCSCPQPAELHCTFRSLVTIPSAVSKHVERMNLGFNSINRITDKSLAGLRKLELLMIHGNDIHSLPHGVFRDLSSLQMLKMSYNKLKEINRHTFHGLWALARLHLDHNRLEFIHPDAFQGLTSLRLLQLEGNRLQQLHPATFTTFTLMGHFHLSTLRHLYLSDNGLTSLPDTLLATMPQLENLYLHGNPWMCDCNMRWLRDWDKSSPGVLKCKKDRALPGGQLCSMCSSPRHLRRKELQAVENLACSSPVISSPQRTSPPDDVESEVMTKEDFGDPFGNITLSLSDEHGNEVDLKCGVGEPRELTKISWEQTDQLQLASNITLSVDLECPVDREKYEQLWRLIAYYSSVPAHLQREALLTKEPHPTYVYRQDSEKDAQYFTGVKVNVMAQPEWLMQTSAELQLNRLQSSANMVKLILSTDLSDTVEAELVRRQRRAWVMIESTNTTRKVLSAILGSPSQMYCNVQSSGRPVIHWMLPDGSKLEAPYSSPDNRVSVSNDGQLVIKAVSHTDTGIYYCIAKVDGDLAVLPFHLTVQDSSSPPPGEDASATPIQGFAGNPISLPCTASGSPDAEINWILPNSNIVSFQANSSRASVHPNGTLHIPQTQLQDGGYYKCIAINQHGVDTLATKVTLVQRKGLIRPLRKFPARPQSASGVNTQIQVHTEDAEEASGDSEITQVGPPVNRSDPLRRRIPGGVAPGRRGVHASRNTWRRPGPQRKPSGSRVEDRKKIVEGRRKINMSKSKIDPEKWADILAKIRDRNAQSTALPLPTQLATERTLTEQTAQTQDTLEGSSDGMSVQEKEGQDYFTTPHTPTQTTQMKTNEQKAQGQGARVTSNSYITHNTQDTTSKSQRTHSGHYTTQTTYTVQHTTQDANLDLHTTSSSVFFLPQTTTVPLHAVTLWQANTNTASSSATFSLQENHSTNTDVDGVKTADGSKERRENMGRPTAVASSNNNDGELFSRGSQIISSVSPNESETSQEENGKYLGATATTAQSHTRPKDTFDDLQSQAMLTTVSPTTPLVSTTTRRKGSDGPPRLRQPNSRRKNGGRRRRPNRRKQKQSKPTQFIATTPANVPLTPVKTTASMQLKIDPLEVTTANFNTTVPFSSSQAASSGSLSHEESTVSGLDEEAATNPASPSETHDSHLPSAKPLSKSTSAAPSFPAASPGVGHGKTSSQTALRISESASPPERLDVLTSSTQWGFTGSALPPVKPSEETQRASITGDLGPTPRSDNSSGGFHTETQVQTDVGQNQSDHQHTHVEKGENKLLKETDMDFSLLPPPFASTASSMEHEIEKNNGLITTPSMPFQSDLDTDQFTTKTPTVPERSHHTSNDNETTRSESEVDQHLKYTATIGMNLSASSTNIVMTTPPTATSSKPDAVIPSTVTPPVTPRQTTGAKMGPTLKATSQEAPGVNSIPDQHIQPSITSAQSTELPLFTTTNPTSPAQNITSGQTIKQTTAPALTTAAIQTDPSKEGPLTSTQDVSGKHQLPGQGSVPGGKPRITKSNFQTFTVEAETDAELPCKAEGEPMPFLSWTKVASGASIAQNTRVQRFEVYPNGTLIIRNAQPTDGGQYLCTVQNQYGTDKMVVNLVILSQHPRVLQPQHRDITVPLGGQVDLECIAEGHPMPRVTWVLPNHVHVAAAPFGVASQQRVAILSNGTLRISQATHTDRGIYKCIGSSAAGAHTVSVRLYVSVLPPVIQQAQHENATLPEGSTAYIHCTATGAPQPVIRWITPDGVQLTASQFMTGRNLFVFPNGTLYIQAFGQGNAGRYECSASNMVASSRRTVILSIRRNQSSAKTSITSSSPQSTDVIYGGRLLLNCVATGRPEPRITWRTPSKKLVDAQYSFDPRIKVFPNGTISVHSVTNKDSGDYLCVARNKLGDDYVLLRVNVLTRPAKIEQKQQRSSQEVVYGGDLKVDCVASGLPNPEISWALPDGTMINPVKQRDASGGRTRRYVVFDNGTLFFNHVGMPEEGDYTCYAENQLGKDEMKVSVKVKVATSPPKIQDKDQKTIRVFYGETVTLRCNAKGEPVPVITWISPTNRVISPALDKYQVLDDGTLVVQKVQRFDGGNYTCMSRNSAGQDHKVVRLEVLVTSPVINGLIGTANAIKVTAVQDQRKLVDCVAKGTPTPRIMWVLPGNVILPAPYYSNRMTVHQNGTLEIRSAKRTDSGQLVCIARNEGGEVRLMVSLDVKQAVERPQIRGPKTDSLSLTVGNAMTLNCSFEGLTLPHATWILPNGTPLQIGARFSKFYHKPDGSLIISNPSVSEAGIYRCLGRNSRGLVEHIITLTPGRKPEINNRYNAPVSVMNGESLFLHCLTSGEPLRLTWTLPSGVVLNRPQRAGRYAVLPNGTLAIQQVSVYDRGSYVCRAANEYGSSMLSVSVIVIAYPPRITNGPPSVTYAKRGVAVQLNCAATGIPKVEVAWETPDKTRLVVSAQPRLFGNKYVHPQGSLIIQNPTQRDAGVYRCTARNAIGVDSKATVLNVF, from the exons ATGAAGATGGATCCCCCTGCCGTGCGCGTCCTCCACACTCTGCTGGTGCTCATGATCCTACCCGCGGTTGCCTCAGTCCCCTGCCCCCGGCCCTGCTCCTGCCCCCAGCCCGCTGAGCTCCACTGCACCTTCCGCTCCCTGGTCACCATCCCATCTGCTGTGTCCAAACACGTGGAACGCATGAACCTGGG GTTCAACAGCATTAATAGGATTACAGACAAATCGCTGGCTGGTCTGAGGAAGCTGGAGCTCCTGATGATTCATGGGAATGACATCCACAGTCTCCCCCATGGAGTGTTCAGGGACCTCTCTTCACTGCAG ATGTTAAAGATGAGCTACAACAAGCTGAAGGAGATCAACAGGCACACCTTTCACGGTCTGTGGGCCCTGGCGCGGTTACACCTGGACCACAACCGACTGGAATTCATCCACCCGGATGCCTTCCAGGGTCTCACCTCCCTgcggctgctgcagctggaaggCAACCGGCTTCAGCAGCTGCACCCAGCCACCTTCACCACCTTCACTCTGATGGGCCACTTCCACTTGTCCACTCTGAGGCACCTTTATCTGTCGGACAACGGGCTGACGTCGCTGCCCGACACGCTGCTGGCGACCATGCCTCAGCTGGAGAACCTGTACCTCCATGGAAACCCGTGGATGTGTGACTGCAACATGAGGTGGCTCCGTGACTGGGATAAAAGCTCACCAG gaGTCTTGAAATGCAAAAAGGACCGAGCCCTTCCTGGAGGTCAGCTGTGTTCCATGTGCTCCTCTCCCAGACATCTCCGGAGAAAGGAACTCCAGGCTGTGGAGAACCTGGCCTGCAGCAGCCCCGTCATCAGCTCCCCTCAAAGAACGTCCCCACCTGATGATGTCGAGAGTGAGGTCATGACTAAGGAGGACTTTGGGGACCCATTTGGAAACATCACCCTGAGCTTGTCGGACGAACATGGAAATGAAGTGGATCTCAAGTGTGGCGTTGGCGAGCCAAGAGAGCTCACCAAGATCAGCTGGGAGCAgactgaccagctgcagctGGCATCCAAcatcactttgtcagtggatctTGAATGCCCTGTCGATAGAGAAAAGTATGAACAACTGTGGAGGCTTATCGCATACTACAGCAGTGTGCCAGCTCACTTACAAAGAGAGGCTCTGCTCACAAAGGAGCCTCATCCAACCTATGTGTACAGACAGGACTCTGAGAAGGATGCCCAGTACTTCACAGGTGTTAAAGTTAATGTCATGGCCCAGCCTGAATGGCTGATGCAGACATCTGCAGAACTTCAGCTGAACAGACTTCAGTCATCAGCCAATATGGTGAAATTGATCCTGAGCACAGACCTCTCAGACACAGTGGAGGCGGAGCTGGTGCGGAGACAGAGGAGGGCATGGGTCATGATTGAGTCAACAAACACGACTCGTAAAGTGTTGAGTGCTATCCTGGGAAGTCCCAGTCAAATGTACTGTAACGTGCAAAGCTCTGGCCGGCCAGTCATCCACTGGATGCTGCCAGATGGCTCCAAGCTAGAGGCACCATACAGTAGCCCAGACAACAGGGTGTCTGTGTCCAATGATGGACAGCTGGTCATTAAAGCTGTCAGCCACACAGACACTGGAATTTACTACTGCATAGCCAAGGTTGATGGAGACCTTGCTGTCTTGCCGTTCCATCTGACAGTGCAGGACTCCTCTAGCCCTCCGCCAGGAGAGGATGCCTCAGCTACACCTATCCAGGGATTTGCAGGGAACCCTATCTCCCTGCCTTGCACCGCATCTGGTTCTCCTGATGCTGAAATTAACTGGATTCTGCCAAACAGCAACATAGTTAGTTTCCAAGCAAACTCCTCAAGAGCATCGGTCCATCCCAACGGCACGCTACATATCCCACAGACTCAGCTACAGGATGGTGGTTACTATAAATGCATCGCCATTAATCAACACGGTGTGGATACACTGGCGACAAAAGTCACTCTGGTCCAGCGCAAAGGACTGATAAGGCCTCTGAGGAAGTTTCCAGCAAGGCCTCAGTCAGCATCAGGGGTCAACACTCAGATTCAAGTCCACACAGAGGATGCAGAGGAGGCATCAGGGGACAGTGAGATTACTCAGGTGGGGCCTCCAGTGAACCGGTCGGACCCTTTGAGAAGGAGAATTCCAGGTGGTGTGGCCCCAGGCAGGAGGGGCGTCCATGCATCAAGGAACACGTGGCGGAGGCCAGGGCCGCAGCGAAAACCATCAGGATCACGCGTCGAAGACAGGAAGAAAATAGTCGAGGGCAGGAGGAAAATTAATATGTCAAAGAGTAAAATAGACCCAGAGAAATGGGCGGATATTTTGGCAAAGATTAGGGATCGAAATGCTCAGAGTACTGCGCTGCCACTCCCAACTCAGCTGGCAACAGAGAGGACACTGACAGAgcagacagcacagacacaagATACTCTTGAGGGCTCATCAGATGGAATGAGTGTGCAGGAAAAAGAGGGTCAGGATTACTTCACAACgccacacactcccacacaaacTACACAGATGAAAACGAATGAACAGAAAGCGCAAGGCCAAGGCGCGCGTGTGACATCTAATAGCTACATTACACATAATACACAAGATACGACATCAAAGAGTCAGCGCACACACAGCGGACATTATACAACACAGACTACATACACTGTACAGCACACAACCCAGGACGCAAACTTGGATTTACACACAACTTCAAGCAGTGTATTTTTCCTCCCACAGACCACAACTGTTCCCCTACATGCTGTCACTCTCTGGCAGGCTAACACAAACACAGCGAGCAGCAGCGCTACATTTTCTCTACAAGAGAACCATAGCACAAATACAGATGTTGATGGAGTCAAAACAGCTGATGGTTccaaggagaggagggagaataTGGGTAGACCGACCGCCGTTGCCAGCTCTAATAATAATGATGGAGAACTCTTTTCAAGGGGAAGTCAAATTATCTCCTCAGTCAGCCCAAATGAGTCAGAAACAAGCCAagaggaaaatggaaaatatcTCGGCGCGACTGCAACAACAGCACAGTCGCACACTCGGCCAAAGGACACATTTGACGATTTGCAATCTCAAGCAATGCTAACGACAGTGTCTCCAACAACTCCGCTCGTGTCCACCACAACCAGACGGAAGGGCTCTGATGGACCCCCGCGCCTCCGACAACCCAACTCCAGGAGGAAGAATGGGGGTCGTCGGAGAAGGCCAAACAGACGGAAACAAAAGCAGAGCAAACCCACCCAGTTTATTGCCACCACACCTGCAAATGTTCCCCTCACACCGGTAAAGACCACTGCCTCTATGCAGCTAAAAATAGACCCATTAGAAGTTACAACAGCCAATTTCAATACCACTGTTCCATTCAGCAGCAGCCAAGCAGCATCATCAGGCAGTCTGAGTCATGAAGAGAGCACAGTCTCAGGGCTTGACGAAGAGGCAGCCACCAACCCGGCTTCTCCCTCTGAAACACACGACAGCCATTTGCCCTCGGCCAAACCGCTATCCAAAAGCACATCAGCAGCACCATCGTTTCCAGCAGCCTCTCCAGGAGTGGGTCACGGAAAGACGAGTTCTCAAACAGCCTTGAGAATATCAGAGAGTGCGTCTCCTCCTGAGCGCTTGGATGTGCTCACATCAAGCACTCAGTGGGGGTTTACAGGCAGCGCTCTTCCACCTGTTAAACCCTCAGAGGAAACACAAAGGGCAAGCATTACGGGAGACCTTGGACCTACGCCACGCTCTGACAATTCCTCCGGGGGTTTTCACACTGAAACGCAAGTGCAAACAGATGTTGGGCAGAATCAATCTgaccatcaacacacacacgtggaaaAGGGTGAAAATAAgcttttgaaagagactgacaTGGATTTTTCACTGCTGCCACCCCCCTTTGCCTCAACTGCTTCCTCGATGGAGCATGAAATTGAGAAAAACAATGGCTTAATTACGACGCCAAGCATGCCCTTTCAGAGTGATCTGGACACAGATCAGTTTACCACAAAGACACCGACAGTACCTGAAAGATCCCATCATACTTCTAATGACAATGAAACCACACGCAGTGAGTCAGAGGTAGATCAGCATCTTAAATACACTGCTACCATAGGAATGAATCTTAGTGCTTCTTCCACAAATATCGTCATGACAACACCTCCGACAGCTACTTCATCAAAGCCTGATGCTGTGATCCCATCCACAGTGACGCCACCTGTCACACCACGCCAAACTACAGGAGCCAAAATGGGCCCTACATTGAAGGCAACCTCCCAGGAGGCCCCCGGGGTCAACAGTATTCCAGACCAACACATCCAACCCAGCATCACATCAGCCCAGTCCACTGAACTGCCTCTATTTACTACTACAAATCCAACTTCCCCAGCCCAAAATATAACCAGCGGGCAGACAATCAAGCAGACAACCGCCCCGGCCCTGACAACTGCTGCAATCCAAACTGATCCATCCAAAGAGGGACCTTTAACGAGCACTCAGGATGTGTCCGGAAAGCACCAGCTACCTGGACAGGGATCTGTTCCAGGAGGGAAGCCAAGGATAACGAAGAGCAATTTCCAGACGTTCACTGTGGAAGCTGAAACAGATGCTGAGCTGCCCTGTAAGGCCGAGGGGGAGCCAATGCCCTTCCTGTCATGGACTAAAGTCGCCAGTG GGGCGAGTATTGCTCAGAACACCAGGGTCCAGAGGTTTGAGGTCTATCCCAATGGTACATTAATCATCAGGAACGCACAGCCCACAGATGGAGGTCAGTACCTCTGCACAGTCCAGAACCAGTACGGCACAGACAAGATGGTCGTCAACCTTGTGATCCTGTCTCAGCATCCACGGGTCCTCCAGCCTCAGcaccgagacatcactgtgcCCCTCGGAGGCCAGGTCGATTTAGAGTGTATTGCGGAGGGGCACCCTATGCCTCGAGTCACGTGGGTGCTCCCGAACCATGTCCACGTGGCTGCTGCCCCTTTTGGTGTTGCCTCTCAGCAGCGTGTGGCCATCTTGAGTAATGGGACACTCCGGATCAGCCAGGccactcacacagacagagggatTTATAAGTGCATTGGCAGCAGTGCAGCTGGAGCCCACACAGTCTCAGTCCGCCTTTATGTCTCGGTGTTGCCACCTGTGATCCAGCAGGCGCAACATGAGAACGCCACCCTCCCAGAGGGCAGCACCGCCTACATCCACTGCACTGCCACAGGTGCCCCTCAGCCTGTCATCCGCTGGATCACACCCGATGGCGTACAGCTTACTGCCTCCCAGTTTATGACCGGACGCAACCTCTTCGTCTTCCCCAATGGGACCCTGTACATACAGGCATTTGGCCAAGGGAATGCTGGGAGATATGAGTGCTCAGCCAGTAACATGGTGGCATCCAGCAGGAGAACGGTTATCTTGAGCATAAGGAGAAACCAATCCTCTGCCAAGACCAGTATCACATCTTCTTCCCCCCAGAGCACGGATGTGATTTATGGGGGGAGGCTGTTGCTCAACTGTGTGGCAACAGGAAGACCAGAGCCCCGGATCACCTGGAGGACACCCTCTAAGAAGCTGGTGGATGCTCAGTACAG TTTTGACCCCAGGATCAAGGTCTTCCCCAACGGCACCATATCTGTTCACTCTGTGACCAACAAGGACAGCGGCGACTACCTGTGTGTGGCACGAAACAAGTTGGGCGATGACTATGTTCTGCTGCGGGTCAACGTGCTGACCAGGCCGGCAAAGATCGAGCAGAAGCAGCAGAGATCCAGTCAGGAGGTGGTGTACGGTGGAGACCTGAAGGTGGACTGCGTGGCCTCTGGTCTCCCCAACCCGGAGATCAGCTGGGCACTGCCAGATGGCACCATGATCAACCCGGTGAAACAAAGAGATGCCAGCGGGGGACGCACTCGCAG ATATGTGGTGTTTGACAATGGAACGCTGTTCTTCAACCACGTCGGCATGCCAGAGGAAGGTGATTACACCTGCTACGCCGAGAACCAACTTGGCAAAGACGAAATGAAAGTCAGCGTCAAGGTTAAGGTTGCAACTTCCCCACCAAAAATCCAGGATAAAGACCAAAAGACCATCAGGGTTTTCTACGGTGAGACGGTTACACTGAGATGTAACGCCAAAGGAGAACCAGTGCCAGTCATCACATGGATATCTCCTACAAATAGAGTGATCTCCCCAGCATTAGACAAATATCAGGTCCTGGATGATGGAACACTGGTGGTGCAAAAGGTCCAGCGTTTTGATGGAGGTAACTACACCTGCATGTCCAGGAACAGTGCAGGACAAGACCATAAAGTCGTCAGGCTTGAGGTCCTGGTAACATCTCCAGTGATCAATGGGTTAATAGGAACTGCCAATGCCATAAAGGTGACCGCAGTCCAGGATCAGCGGAAGCTGGTGGACTGTGTAGCAAAGGGAACTCCCACCCCTCGCATCATGTGGGTTCTACCAGGAAATGTGATCCTTCCTGCTCCATACTACAGCAACAGAATGACAGTTCACCAAAATGGTACTTTGGAAATCCGGTCAGCCAAGAGGACGGACTCGGGGCAGCTGGTATGCATCGCTCGTAATGAAGGAGGAGAAGTCAGGCTGATGGTCAGCTTGGATGTGAAGCAGGCAGTCGAGAGGCCACAAATTAGAGGCCCCAAGACAGATAGCCTTTCGCTGACTGTGGGGAACGCCATGACTTTGAATTGCTCCTTTGAGGGCTTGACACTACCTCACGCCACTTGGATCTTACCCAATGGCACGCCTTTGCAAATCGGTGCTCGGTTCTCTAAGTTTTACCACAAGCCTGACGGCTCTTTGATCATTAGCAACCCCTCTGTCTCCGAAGCTGGTATCTACCGCTGTCTAGGGCGTAACTCTCGAGGGCTTGTGGAGCATATAATCACATTGACCCCGGGGAGAAAGCCAGAGATCAACAACAGATACAATGCACCTGTCAGCGTCATGAATGGGGAAAGCCTTTTTCTCCATTGTCTAACCAGTGGGGAACCTCTCAGACTAACATGGACGCTACCCAGTGGGGTTGTCCTCAACAGGCCGCAGAGAGCTGGACGATATGCTGTCCTGCCTAATGGGACACTTGCCATCCAGCAAGTATCAGTCTACGATCGGGGGTCCTACGTTTGCCGAGCTGCAAATGAGTATGGCAGCTCTATGCTTTCTGTGTCAGTAATTGTGATTGCATACCCACCTAGAATCACCAACGGCCCTCCCTCTGTGACTTACGCTAAACGTGGCGTTGCTGTTCAGTTGAACTGCGCTGCGACTGGGATCCCTAAAGTGGAGGTAGCGTGGGAAACACCTGATAAAACCCGCTTGGTTGTCAGTGCACAGCCACgcctttttggaaacaagtacGTCCATCCACAAGGTTCCCTCATCATCCAGAACCCGACCCAAAGGGATGCTGGTGTCTATCGATGTACGGCTAGGAACGCCATCGGCGTAGACTCTAAAGCCACCGTTCTCAACGTGTTCTGA